The genomic window GAAACTATCTAAGAAATGGTTAAAAAATTATAAAAAATTATAACTAAAGTATTTTGTAAATTTATGTTCTATTTAATCATTTAAACTCTAATTTGTAAAATTGCGTTTAAATCTATTTTAGCCATTGAATGTTAGTTTATTTAGATTCTTTACAAACTTGAAAATATTTTTGTTTACAAAAGCGGTGCTACAATATTATTTATCTATTATTTTTTATTATTGTTATTTGCAAATATTAATACACTATAAATAATATTAATCTACAAATAGTAAATAAATTGGGGGGCATAAGGGAAGCTAAGTGTACTGAATTATACCTAGTTTTTTTTCTTTTTACCACTTATATTATAATTTATTTCTTTCATGAATTTTCAAGTTTTTATAAACCTTTGAAATGTATTTAAGAAATGATTAATATTTATAAATTTTTCTCCAAATGATTTTATGAATTTTTGTTTTATTCAACCGTTTAAGCTTTTTTTGGAGAATTAGGTTTGAACATTTTTTAGACATTAAATGTGTAATTTGTTTATTAGACTTTATAAAGTTAATAATATTTTCATTTGCAAAAGCGCCACCACAATCTGATGAATTATTAATTTTTTATTATTGTTATTTGCAAATGTTGATATATTTTCAAAATCTTAATTACATTCTTACTATTTTCATTCTTTCAAATTTATAAGCAAGAGATTTTTTGTTTTCTCATATATAAAATATTAATCAATTTAATTTCTGTATGAGTTTTTATCTTCATATTTATTCAATAACACTAATTACATTTGTTATTATAATTTGTTTTGCTAAATCATAATAACAAATTTGTTATGTTTTTTTGATAAAAGATGATTCTTTCTTTTTCTTGATATGTTTTAAAAACATTTGCTTTTCCTTGTTAATTTTCTCATTTTAATAAAGACATTTTCTTGTTTAGAAACCTTAATTCAATTAGAAATACCACTATAACTAATACAGAAATTCTTATATTTTCTAATAAATTAATTAAAATATAATGGTAATGATGAAATCGAAAGATTATTCTTAAATATATTTAAAGGGGAAAGAAAATTAAATTTTCTTTAAATTGGTGGTAGGGTGTTATACTAATATTGAAATATTTAATTAAATATTTTGTGTTTAAATTAAAATTTGCTACATATAAGTATATTTGTGAACATGAGTAATGTTTATAAATTTTTGATTTTTGTATGTTAATTTTATCCTTCTTACTCATCCTCATCAAATTCATCATCACCATGGCTGTGCAAGAATGCATAGACTTTTCCAATACTTCATATTTCCCTTTTAATAATAAGTTATCTAGTCATGCTTTGTATATCTCCTTTTTTAGCTTTATTTTCTCTTTTTAATTCTTTTATTTATTTATTCTGTAATTTTAATCGTTTTTGATCAACAACATCTTTATTTTTTTTGCACATTCACAATTTTTAAATCTTTCTACAAAAATTTCTTTAATATTCTTATCATAATGCTTATTTTTCATTATTTTCCACTTTATAAAAAGCTGGATGTTTTATCCTCCAATACACTTATCTTCTCTTATGCCAATTTAGTACAACAATATTATTGTTATCATATCTAAGAAAGATTTTTTTGAGAATAAATTTCAATTAAATAAAGTTACTATGCATTCTAATCTAATTAGATAAATAAATTAAAAAAATATTTTAAGTTAATTAAACAAGTCAATAAAAACTAAAAATACCAGACATTAAATTCTCTATAACATTTAACACCACATTTTATATGGGTGCTCATATTTATTTTATATTAATGTTATAATGAAATTTTTCTATTTAAGAAATACATTCACAGTGTTGCCAAACCACCTAATACTATAAAGTAAATTAGGTTAATAAATTTATCTATCCCATCAACCATCACACTTGTCATCGATGAGAATATTATTGGTATACATTTAATAATTCCAAGAAAGCTTTCTGGCATTAGGGTTGAGTAACGAACAAGGCTTATACCATTGTTATATTTATTAGAATTTTTAACAATAAATAGAACTAGGAAATCAAATCTGCAGATACAAGCAAATATAATGATTAATCCAGTTGAAATTGTAACCAAAACTATATATAAAACTAATGATTTATTTCATAATAAATATCCGCCCAATAATATTAAAATTGTTAATAATAACACATTCATATATATATTAAATATTTCTCAACAAGCAGATGGAGTGCTTTGAAAATATGGTAGTTTTACTAATGTTGTGAATATAATATCAATTAAGGAATTTATAAATACATAGAAAATGACCACAAACAATAGAATAAAAAATACTTCGTTTCTACTTAACCCAGAATAAAAGGCAAACCTAAATTTTTTATTACGAAGCTGGTAAAAAAATAAAAAGAACGCAAACATAGTAATGGTTGAAAAAACCACCAAATAAAATAAACCAAAAAATACTAGAAGATCAAACTGGACCGCATTAAATAATCTAGAAAGTGAGTTAGATTCTTTTAATTTTAAAAGACTATTATCTCATTTTGCCCTACCGTCTTCACTAAGATATATAAAACTAAATATGAAAATAATGACCACGGGGGCTATTATTGAACATATAAACCATACCTTGTTGATGCTAACAACATTTCCAAAAAATATTAATTTTTTTCTAAATTTACTTTTAATAAAACTATTTTTTTCTTTCTTATTAGTCATCTTCCGCCCCATCTATTATATCTTTAATCTTTTGATTATTTGAGTAAAATTCATAATATATCTCCATCTGTTTACTTAATAACTCATCTCAATTTGATATATCCTCATTTTTAAATATTTCATTTTCTTTAATAACAATTACTTTGTTACATAAATTCGCAATATCTTCCAATATGTGCGATGCGTAAATTATTATTTTATCATTTGCAATTTCCTTTAAAAATTCAGAAAGTAATTTTGAAGCTACTGGATCAAGGCCAATTGTAGGTTCATCGAGCAGATAAATATCTCGGCTATAACCTAATGTTAAACATATTTTTAGTTTCTGTTTCATTCCTGTTGATAATTCTTTTATCTTCTTTTTTGAAGTTAATTTAAAATTTAATAATTTTGCTATATTTTTAACATTACTTTTTTTATCTTTATTCAGTGATGTAAAAATAGAAACAAATCGTTTAACAGTTAATGAATTGGGAAGATCATCTTCACTGGATATATAACCCACATTGTCTAGATTAAACAAACGATCTTTAGTAAATACATTATTAACTTTAACATCACCTTCATTTGGTATTAAAAAACCAGTTAATAAGCGCAAAAATGTAGTCTTACCCGCACCATTAACACCCAATAAACCAATAATCCCTTTATCAATTTCTAGGTTTATATTAGTCAAACCAGCCTCATTATCAAACATCTTATTAACACTGTTAAAAATTACCTTCATATTTCAACCTTATCTATTTAAATTTACTATAATTTAATCTAATTTTTATTTCTTTAACAATTTGTTTTTTTTGTGTGTTATCGTTTGATTCATACTCAAATTTTGTTGTTATTTCCGATTGTTTCTTATTGGAATTTATCTTTTGAGTAAAAACAACTTTTAATTCAAAATAACAACACTCTATAGATCCAGAAACTTCATCTTGAAAATATGACATTCGCAGAGGCCTATTATCATCATACACAACATCAACTTTTATATTATCATCTGATGTTTTACAATTAGCACTATCGGTTCTAAATATGCTGCCCATTCAATATGGACTAATAAATATATAGTTTTGATTATTTTCATCACTCTGAAGCATTGTTTTTTTTATAAAAAGGGTTTTATCCTTATCAAAAGGGTTTGGCATATTTATATTATCTATCCCACAAGAAACGGTGCCTTTAATTGGTATTGTTATAAGTGATAAAGCACCAAAATATTTTAATATTTTTTTCATAAATACTCCTATTTCTAAATATTTACTATTTAAAATTAAAGTGTTAGCAAGAAAATATTCAAATGTAAAATGCAACACCTATTAACACTATTATACATTATCTTTATTATTAAAATAAATATTTCGTCATTTATCCAGAAAATTAGATTTTGTTATAAATAATGTTTATTTTACATTTTATTGAAAATAAAAAATAATAAGTAAATCTAAGTGTAATTAATTACACTTAGATTTACTTATTATATATAATTGCTATTTAACGGATTTAGATTTCTTTGGAGGATAAATAATTGTATGAATAAGACCGCCCAATAAAATTTCACTTATTATAATAATGCCAAAACCAATATTTGGATAACCAATAGTATCAGTGGTTGAAAAACTAAATATTATTCCAAATAGATTTAGTAACCCACCATAAAATTTTAGATTGAATAACGATATTAATAAACCGATAAAAATAGCTGTGATAAAGTTTGCAAGTTGTGCTCTTAATTTATATTTTTCCTTAAAATAAATAAACCCTTCTGATATAGATTTTAACATGCATTTATTTGCTTCTTTTGTTGCTAGTTTTTCCTCATTAGACATCCTATTTCTTCAAACTATACCTCTTATTCATAAACAACTAACAGGTAAAACTATAGCAATTGAAGTTGCTGTTATTGGTGTCATTCAAATATCTCTAATATCAATAGCCATAGAATCATAAAATAAAATTCCCGATATTAATAAAAATCATTTATTAACTGGGCCACCACAATCCCAGAGCATCCCTATTATAAATATGTATGTTATAAAAAATCTAAACCATATCTTATTATTCATATTATGAATTTTATTATAAAATTGGTAATTAATGTTTGCTATATATTTGTAGCAAAGGCATAATAATAGCATAATAGCAATTGGTATTAATATGTTATAAATTCACATAAAGCCCTCATATAAATTTTTTAGAACATCTTGATTCCCTTTTGATAAAATAGATTTTTTTCTACCAAAAAAAATATTATTAATAAAAGAGAGTAGCTTATGCATTACAAATAAAAGAGTGAATAATACTAACATTGCTATGGTTCCGATGCTTTTTATGTTAAACTCAAAAAAATTATATTCTGTTATTGACCCTATAACTATAAAACTAGATCCCATAATTATAAGACTCTTATCAAAACAAATATAGAGAAGTCTAGATATTAGGATTACCGGTCCTAATAACGCAACAGCTTGGGAATATTTTATTATATTTTCATAATTTTCAATATTGGTTCATTTACTAATATATATCAAAAAACTAATTGTAACTCCTAGAAACATCATTATACTTAATGCAATATTTGAAGAATAATTAAAATTTTTATAAATTGTTATATTAAAAAAATTTCTAAAAATTTTTCCTCTTTTTTCGCCATTGAGACCATTAAAGATTTTATCTGTATTTTTTAACACATCAGATGTTCTAACTCTTATAATATTTTTATGTTTTATGTGAGATATGTCTATAACTCTGTCAACTGCAATTATTACTCCACTCGCTTTTTCAAGATCCTCATCTGTGATAATATTAAGGTCACCCTTAGTACCGTGAGTTTCCACCTTAATGATAAAATCTTTATCATTGGCATATTTTTTAAGTTTTTCTTCAACCAAATATGTGTGTGCAAGGCCATATGTACAAGCAGATACTGCCAAATAAAAAGGTTGACCATTAATAGGTTGCTTATCATCAATAGATATTTTATTCTCAAAGTTAATATTATTACTAATTATTTCTAATAATTCATTCTTGTTTCTTGCATTTAATAATTGTTCTATTATAATTTCATTCATTAATAATTTGGCAATTTCACCCATTGCATCTATGTGTTCATTATTGTTAGGGCTCAACATAGAAATAATAAATTTTACAGGTCTATTATCCAACGAGTTTCATTCAACAGGATATTTTAACTTCAGTATGATTATTATTGGTTGTCTAAAACTGTTTATAATAGTGTGTGGAATTGCTATTTGGTTACCAAAACCTGTAGTATCTTTTTTTTCTCGATCTACTAATTTATTAAATAAAATATCCTTATTATCAAATAACGAAAGTTCATCACAACAGATAGATGCAATCTTTTTGAGAATGTTAGCCTTATCAAGTTTTTCATCAATAAAATATATATTTTTAATATCAAGTTGTTTACTATTCATAATTACCATCCAATTTATCATTAATATATTCTATTATACCCCTTTTTTTAAATAAAATAATTATAAAAATAAAATTGAACTAATTTGTTATTTATAATACATTAATGTGTTCATAAGGGTATAATAAATGCTAATAATACAAAAAGACTGTGTATAATAATATACAAAGTTAATTATTAGCAAAATTAATCGATAGATTAAATATTTGATTTTAAGAATTAAAAACGCAAATACTTTTTAAAATAAAAAAATGATTAATTATAGTAAGGGAAAATTAAAATAATACTATTGTAAAAATAAGTTTAATGGCAATAACTAAAAATTAAATTAACAAAGAAATAATATTATAATTTATAATATTTAATTTTTTTCTTCAATTTGTTTTGCTAAAACATACTTACTATAAAATTTATGTTTTATAACGTGGTTAGATGCGATCAAATATAAGAAAGATAATAATATATATAATGTAAAGGCAACTATTGCAAAAATAATAGCAGAAACAATTGCAACTGTTGTTTGTAAGTCTCCAAAGTAATGCGTAGCATTCATATAGTATTCATATTTATTACCATCAACTGTTGCTCCATCAATAAATAATTTACCAACATTTGCCTCCTTAACAACAATAAATCTTCATATTTCAACAAATGCTCAAGCAATGATGTATATCATTCCATATCATATTTCTTTTTTAAAATATTTCTTTATTACAAACTCTTCTTTGTTATTAAACATGATATGGTAGTAAATTAAAAATAATATGGGAAATATTAAATGGTATCATAAGTTAACAAAATTATACCAATCAAATTTTGGATTAGATAGAATATTAATAAACATAAACATTCCCACAAAGCCAGTAATAGAGATATAAACCGCTATCACGTTTGCCCATTCCTTCGACAATGATTTTCTAAAACTCATATTGTAGTAATGAACTCCATACATTATTAAAAATACACAGCACAGTATATTAGTTTGTTGAGTAAAAAAAGTAAAAAAGTTTAATGTTTGTGTTCATCCGTCAACCTGTAAATAATTAATAACTTTTTTCTTTTGCCCTTCTATATTTTCAATATTTTTCAAACTAGAAATTGCATTTAAATTGACAAAATAGTCAATAACAACAAAAATTAGTCCTATTATTCCAATAGATATTGCATATATTATGCTAAGCATTTCATATTTTCTTTTTTTTATTTTCATAATTTTTTATATTACTCCTTAAGCATATAAATATTATACCAATGAAAAGAGACTTAGTTCATAAAAAGCCTGACTAATACAAAAAAATATTAAAGATAAATATTAAAT from Spiroplasma endosymbiont of Aspidapion aeneum includes these protein-coding regions:
- a CDS encoding ABC transporter ATP-binding protein encodes the protein MKVIFNSVNKMFDNEAGLTNINLEIDKGIIGLLGVNGAGKTTFLRLLTGFLIPNEGDVKVNNVFTKDRLFNLDNVGYISSEDDLPNSLTVKRFVSIFTSLNKDKKSNVKNIAKLLNFKLTSKKKIKELSTGMKQKLKICLTLGYSRDIYLLDEPTIGLDPVASKLLSEFLKEIANDKIIIYASHILEDIANLCNKVIVIKENEIFKNEDISNWDELLSKQMEIYYEFYSNNQKIKDIIDGAEDD
- a CDS encoding fructose PTS transporter subunit IIB; protein product: MNSKQLDIKNIYFIDEKLDKANILKKIASICCDELSLFDNKDILFNKLVDREKKDTTGFGNQIAIPHTIINSFRQPIIIILKLKYPVEWNSLDNRPVKFIISMLSPNNNEHIDAMGEIAKLLMNEIIIEQLLNARNKNELLEIISNNINFENKISIDDKQPINGQPFYLAVSACTYGLAHTYLVEEKLKKYANDKDFIIKVETHGTKGDLNIITDEDLEKASGVIIAVDRVIDISHIKHKNIIRVRTSDVLKNTDKIFNGLNGEKRGKIFRNFFNITIYKNFNYSSNIALSIMMFLGVTISFLIYISKWTNIENYENIIKYSQAVALLGPVILISRLLYICFDKSLIIMGSSFIVIGSITEYNFFEFNIKSIGTIAMLVLFTLLFVMHKLLSFINNIFFGRKKSILSKGNQDVLKNLYEGFMWIYNILIPIAIMLLLCLCYKYIANINYQFYNKIHNMNNKIWFRFFITYIFIIGMLWDCGGPVNKWFLLISGILFYDSMAIDIRDIWMTPITATSIAIVLPVSCLWIRGIVWRNRMSNEEKLATKEANKCMLKSISEGFIYFKEKYKLRAQLANFITAIFIGLLISLFNLKFYGGLLNLFGIIFSFSTTDTIGYPNIGFGIIIISEILLGGLIHTIIYPPKKSKSVK